A region of the Kribbella sp. NBC_01245 genome:
GAAGAAGTCGCGGGTGACCCGGCGGGTGGTCGCCTCGTCGTTGATGTGCTTCGCGCCGTTCTCGCAGTACTCGTTCGTGTGCCGGTGATCCGGCTCCGGCCACGCACACCCGGGGCAGTCGAAACCCTTGACCTGGTTGAGGTTGAGCAGCGTCAGCGCGGTACGGCGTACCGTGGTCTGCTCGACTGAATACCGCAGCGCATGCACGACCCCCGGCAGGCCGGCCGCGTACGTTTTCGGCTTTCCTCGCACTGGTGGTCTCCGTTCTCGTGCGCGACAGGGTGGGGTTTGGGCGCCGGAAGTGGCTTCCGGCGCCCAACCCCGAACCGATGGGAGTGCTCACCCGGGCAAGGGTTGACCCATCGGTCGTCTGGGCGTGTCCGCGGGCAGGACCTGGTTCGCGTCGCCGACGGTCACGACCGAGCCGGTGACGAGCACCAGGCCGTCGGGCTCGTTCCCGGGCAGCGGCGCCGCGAGTGTGCGGGCCTTGTCGAGCGCGGTCGCCACGTTGAACGCGACATGGACGCGCTGCGCCCCGAACACCTGCCGGGCGGTGGCGGCGAGCTTCGCCGGCGCGAGGCTGCGTGGGCTCGAGTTGCGGGTGCAGACGACGACGTCGACGACCGGCTCGAGCTCGCGCAGCATGCCCTCGACGTTCTTGTCCGCCATCGCCGCGATGACCGCGAACGTCCGGCAAGGCGCCAGCTCCGTCAGCGACTCGGCCAGCGCGCGGGCGCCGTGCGGATTGTGGGCGGCATCCAGAATCACCAGCGGCGAGCCGGGCCGAACGTCGAAGCGACCCGGCGACGCAGCCTGGCCGAGAGCGGCTCGCACCGCGCCCAGTTCCAGTTCCCGGCCGAGTGCTCCTTCCGCTGCGGCGATGGCGCAGGCAGCGTTCTCGGCCTGGTGACGACCGTGTAAGGCCAGGAAGACGTTGCTGTACGACCGGTACAGGCCCCGCACAGAGATGACCTGGCCACCCTCGACGACAGTCCGGCGCTCGAGGATGAAGTCCGCGCCCTGGCTGACCAGACGGGCGTCCACGGTCTGTGCCCGTTCCCGCAGTACCGCGGCGACCTCCTGGCTTTGCAACGCGCTGACGGCGACCGACCCCGGTCCGATGATGCCTGCCTTCTCCTCGGCGATCGCGGTCGTCGTCGGGCCGAGGTAGTCGGTGTGATCGAGGTCGACCGGGAGTACGACGGCGACGTCGGCGTCGATCACGTTCGTGGCGTCCCACCGCCCGCCCATCCCCACCTCGACCACGGCGATGTCGATCTCCGCATCAGCGAAGGCGCGGTAGGCCATGGCCACCGTCATCTCGAAGAACGACAGCGGATGCGGCATCGACGCGTCGACGAGTTCGGCCTGCTTGCCGACCGCGCTGAAGGCGGACCGGAAGGCCGGCACTCCGATGACCTCCTCGGCGATGCCGATCCGCTCCCGGACGCTCGTCAGGTGTGGGCTGGTCAGCCGGCCGGTGCGCTCGCCGGACCCGGCCAGCAGTGCCTCGATCATCCGAGCCGTGCTCGTCTTGCCGTTGGTCCCGGTGATGTGGACGCTGCGGTACCTGCGCTGCGGATCGCCCAGCAGCCGCAGCACACTGACGATGCGGTCCAGGGACGGCTCGAGCTTGGTCTCCGGCCATCGGGCCAGCAGCCGTCGTTCGATCGCCCGGATCGACGGGCTGTTCGACAGGCTCATGAAACTCCCCGTCCCGGGACACCGGCCGCCGGGCGGACGCCCGTCCGGTTGCGCAGACGGGCCAGCTGGGCCAGCCGCCATTCCTCGGTCGCCGCGATCTGGTTGAAGGTGAACAGGTGCAGACCGGCCACGCTCAGGTCCTCGCGGCCGAGCGTCGCCGCGGCTCCGGTGAGGAACCGGGCCGGGTCGGACCCGCCGGGTGCCGCGATGCGGGCGAACAGTCCGCGGTGCTTCGCCAGGAACCTGGCCGACTCACCGACCCCGATCTTCGTTGCCATTCGCAACAACCTGGCGCGCTCGACCGGCCCCGGCACCCCGACCAGGATCGGCAGGTGTACGTCGCGGGCGCGCACGCGCCGTACCCAGGACGACAGCACGCGCGGGTCGAAGGTGAGGTTGCTGACCAGCTCGGTGGCGTACCGGCGCTTGTCCCACATCGCCTGGATGGTCAGGTCGTCGGAGATCCCCGGATGCGACTCGGGGTAGCCGGCGATCCCGACGCCGGCGAACGGATTGCCCAGCTGCGCCAACTCCGTCAGCACCTGCAGGGCCGAGTCGTAGCCGCCGGCCGGGTCGGCATCGCCGCCGGGGACGAACACCTTCGTGATCCCGGCACTGCGCAGCCTGCTGACGAGCTCAGCGAGTTCGCCCGGTCCGGCGATCATCCGCGCGGCGAGATGTGGCACGACATCGAAGTCCTGCGCCGCCAGCCGTTCCGCCGTACGAAGGGTCGCTTCGAGACCCTTCGCGGGTGACGCGGTGACCGTGACGGTCGCGCCGCTGGGAAGGCCGGCACACACCTCGTCCACCACGCTCGCCGTCGGCAGCACTTCGTAGCGGACCCGGGTGAGCAGTCCTTCAAGTACGTCGCGCGTGTGCCGGCGCATCATCGACCACCTACCGCCGCGATCCGGGCAGCGACCCGTACGGCGGCTGCCGCCGGAGGAACCGTGTGCACGCGAACCCCCCACACTCCCGCCGACGCCGCGAGCGCCGCGACCGCGCTGGAGGCGTCGTCGCGATCCAACGGGCTGTCCGGATCAAGTCCGCCGTAGTCCACGCAGTCGGCCAGGAACCGCTTGCGGGAGGCACCGATCAGGATCGGGAAACCGAGCTCACGCAGGGCCGGGAGAGCGCCGAGCAGGGCCCAGTTGTGCTCAGCCGTCTTGGCGAATCCCAGCCCCGGGTCGAGCACGAGCTGCTGGGTCAGGATCCCCGCGGACAAGGCGGCATCCACACGCTTCGACAGTTCGGCGCGGACGTCGTCGACCACCGCGTCGTAGCTGGCGAACGCGTCCATGACGGCCGACTGCGCACGCCAATGCATCAGGACGCAGGATGCCCCCGTGTCGGCGATCAACGGCAGCATCGCCGGATCCGCCAGCCCACCCGACACGTCGTTGACCAGCTCTGCTCCGGCATCCAGCGCCTTCGCGGCGACACTCGCCCGCATCGTGTCCACCGATACCCTGATCCCGGCGTCGCACAACGCGGCGATCACCGGGATCACCCGTCGTACCTCCTCGGCCGCATCCACGCGGACGGCGCCGGGCCGGGTCGACTCTCCCCCGACGTCGACGAGGTCCGCGCCCTGCCGGACCAGTTCGAGGCCCCGGGCCACTGCCTCGTCGTACGC
Encoded here:
- the folP gene encoding dihydropteroate synthase, coding for MNGLRVAEAATARQTVVTQCQVLGVLNVTPDSFSDGGQHDAYDEAVARGLELVRQGADLVDVGGESTRPGAVRVDAAEEVRRVIPVIAALCDAGIRVSVDTMRASVAAKALDAGAELVNDVSGGLADPAMLPLIADTGASCVLMHWRAQSAVMDAFASYDAVVDDVRAELSKRVDAALSAGILTQQLVLDPGLGFAKTAEHNWALLGALPALRELGFPILIGASRKRFLADCVDYGGLDPDSPLDRDDASSAVAALAASAGVWGVRVHTVPPAAAAVRVAARIAAVGGR
- a CDS encoding methylenetetrahydrofolate reductase, with translation MRRHTRDVLEGLLTRVRYEVLPTASVVDEVCAGLPSGATVTVTASPAKGLEATLRTAERLAAQDFDVVPHLAARMIAGPGELAELVSRLRSAGITKVFVPGGDADPAGGYDSALQVLTELAQLGNPFAGVGIAGYPESHPGISDDLTIQAMWDKRRYATELVSNLTFDPRVLSSWVRRVRARDVHLPILVGVPGPVERARLLRMATKIGVGESARFLAKHRGLFARIAAPGGSDPARFLTGAAATLGREDLSVAGLHLFTFNQIAATEEWRLAQLARLRNRTGVRPAAGVPGRGVS
- a CDS encoding bifunctional folylpolyglutamate synthase/dihydrofolate synthase — translated: MSLSNSPSIRAIERRLLARWPETKLEPSLDRIVSVLRLLGDPQRRYRSVHITGTNGKTSTARMIEALLAGSGERTGRLTSPHLTSVRERIGIAEEVIGVPAFRSAFSAVGKQAELVDASMPHPLSFFEMTVAMAYRAFADAEIDIAVVEVGMGGRWDATNVIDADVAVVLPVDLDHTDYLGPTTTAIAEEKAGIIGPGSVAVSALQSQEVAAVLRERAQTVDARLVSQGADFILERRTVVEGGQVISVRGLYRSYSNVFLALHGRHQAENAACAIAAAEGALGRELELGAVRAALGQAASPGRFDVRPGSPLVILDAAHNPHGARALAESLTELAPCRTFAVIAAMADKNVEGMLRELEPVVDVVVCTRNSSPRSLAPAKLAATARQVFGAQRVHVAFNVATALDKARTLAAPLPGNEPDGLVLVTGSVVTVGDANQVLPADTPRRPMGQPLPG